Genomic DNA from Elgaria multicarinata webbii isolate HBS135686 ecotype San Diego chromosome 2, rElgMul1.1.pri, whole genome shotgun sequence:
GCAATGTGAAAAGTAGCCAAACTTAAAAAGAGTGATGTGACTGGCACAACGAAAAGATTCACAAGGATCTTATAAGTGTTGGTTTTGTCTTGATTAATACCCAAAGGCTCCCACCCTATTTCCATTTCAATGCCGGCCAATAACAAATGGATTATTGTTACTACGACTAGGAATGGGCAATGCTATCCATTtagttttctctccctttctcatttatttccagTCTTAcatttttgtcccatttctgcattagttttttttaaaaaaaattacaaaattttCATGTGCAATGTGTGCATTTTAGTACAGaattttgtttattatatttctcaTGGCAATTTTATTCAATATACATTTTTGAAAGTTCCCCCcacacaaatatatgcattttcatgcacacaTTCCCCCTAATATGCATTCTTTTTTGAAGAATAGCTATGTTTCAATTTGAATATTAGTATAGGAAGTGCAAATTCAGCTAGCTCACATTAaattgtgaactgaacaaatttctccccatccctcatTGAGACCAATTCTGATTTCACCCCCTCTTAGAGATGAAAGATGTACTAACAAGGAACAGATCTTcacacaccagtcttaaaatctcttcactggctgccaattagtttccgtgcgaagtataaagtgttggttatcacttttaaagccctacgtggtttgggtccaggctacctgtgggatcgccttctcccgtacaatccgccccgcacactcaggtcctctggaaagaatctacttcagtcagcaaagactaggctgacaaccataacccagaggaccttctcttctgctactcccagactgtagaatagcctgccggaggagactcatcagcttgacagtattttagcattcaagaaagctatcaagactgatctcttccggcaggcctatccagtgtgattttaggatattttagtatgtttttaggatgcttttaggatgtttttaaacagtgtacaccatgtttttaatcagtattttatgcttgttgttgttccctgcatcAGACCAatcggagaagcgggtaagatattattattattattattattattattattattattattattattattattattattattagactgtGGGGTAAATGCTGGTGAATTGCAAGACCTGAAACTTATTTGGACAGAGTTAAAGACTTTTAATCTGGTAATATTTAATAcgttgacgatgatgatgatgatgatgatgatggtaagcAAAAGCAAGCCAAGCAAAAATGGCAAATGGGTTAAGTTTTATTCCTCAATACATCCATTGGTGCaaagcttactttaaaaaaaatctgaagtccCCATTGAGCTGCATCACCGTAGAATACTGACCAGAATGTCACCCATTTggcttctatttattttatttatttatttatttatttcatttttataccacccaatagccaaagctctctgggcggttcacaaaaattaagaccatgaaaagcataataaaaattAGATTCTATAATGAATCTAATTATATACACACATCGGTTCTGTGCGCTCCATTTCCTTCATCCCTACTTGGTATTCTCTTGCACAAGAAGGGTAAAAATAATAACCTATAAAATTATCTTTTTACAGGAATGCATTGTTACAGCTAATAGGTGGTTACAGATCatacttaaaaaaatattatttacccCGATTTATTTACAAAGCCTTATGTAGGCCATATCCATTTCGTTAACATGAATCTAAGCatggtttactctgaagtaagtcacaCGGAGTTCAATCGAACGTCCCTTCTAGCAAGTGTGGCTGGGGTTGCAGGTTGGGTCTCATTTTAATTTTGTCCAGTGCAATTTCTGTGTCCATTTACTCTTGGTGGTGGCTAACTCTAAACTAAATTATTCTTCCAGCAAATTTTACACAGCTCTTTCTACAGTCCTTTTTTCATTCTTTTACAGCTCTGTTTTCAATCTTGGCTTATCACTATCATATTTCATGGCCTGTGCTTCTGCGGGGAAGAATTCAATATTGAAGAACAAAGTAATCCAGGGATTTCCTTCATTTCTGTCCTTCATATCCTAGGGCTGTCCCAACTCAATGACCCAGTTTCGATTGTGTTGCATTTGGCTCTTGCTGACTGCTACCAGCCCATCTAATCCTTTTTGTGCCTTCTTATCACTCATTCTTGTAATTTGCTTTCCCTCTTTAATTTTGTCCTTTCTGCCTTCTCAGGCTACTACTGTGTATTTCTCCTCTTCTAAGAGGCTTGATGCTTCCCTTGCTGCTCTTTCATTCAGGTTGCTGGTCAGAAACACAAAGACATGACCAGGGGTTACCATCACATCTTGACAGTTAGCATTGCATTTTTCTCATCAGCAAGAGAGAAATGCAACATTTTCCAATCAAAGGCTGTGCCCCTTGAAGATTGCCATTATTGATAAGGGAGAATAGAAAATGAACCTTAAAATTGGTCATACTGAATGAACTACTATCTTCTGAAACTTTTCCCCATAATGCTaatctcactccccccacccccaataatgcTAATCTCCTGAGTTAAACTGACTTGAATTTCATAACAACTGTGTGGAACAAAATAAATTCCCCAGGGGGGAAAGGAACCAACCACAACATTATCTATTTAAGATAATAAAAGAACAGCACTGAAAAAGCATCCTTGGAGTCCTTGCATGAAATATACTAATGGTTGAAACATAACACTACAAGGACACAAATATTGCTATAGCCAGTAATGTAGGTATATCATAGGCATAAAATGCTTcttggaaaaagcaggaaagtCTAAACTGGTGCCAGTTTTATTTTGCTGAATTTGCAAATTTACCTGTGCAAGTTTTACCAGATGGAAATCTGCTTCATGGATTTAATAACCCCTTATTCTGAGGACTAAAGTTTTCAGTGATACTAGAAATTCAGGTACACGGAAAGTTATCTAGTCATGTGTAAGGACACCTACCCATATCTCTTGGTATACAAGTAAAAAGAGAGGGGTAGCATTGATCCTCCATTTTCCACAAGAGATCCTATCAGTAGTGGATTTCTAGGCAGCTATATGCATTTCCTATTATCAGGGCAGGCTCTGTACAcaagagttgtgctggatcagaccaaagaccacaTCGATGCAATAGTACCCTTCCACTCATATTCCTCAGCGACTAGAATAAAAAGTATACTGCTTTTTCTTCATAAATTTgtatgtgaaccacttagagatttgATTATAGTAAGTGGCATATATTAATAATACAtacatttgtctaatctccttttaaagttgTCCAAGTTGGTAGACATCACTGTATATTATTATAGTGAATTCCGTAAATAAACTATGTGTTGTGTAAAGTACTTTCTTTGTCTTGAATCTTTCACTATTCAGCTTCATCGGAAGACCctgaattctagtattatgagaggagaaAAACCTTTTCctgtctactttctccacactatgcataattttactcaccctttttctaagctaaagagccccaaacattgtaatatttcctcaaaggggagatgcttcagccccttgatcatttcggtTGCCTTTTCTGCACCTATTGGAAAGAACTAAAGCAATTTGATGATACTCAGGTATGTGGCTCTGACATACtcattatttttagaaattataGGAGAATGggcacatttttatactgcttgacACAGAGTACATGCTGATAGTTTTCCAGAGACCACCTGCAACTGCGTTTTTAGTCAATATCAAGAATATACATTTGTACAAAATGTATAATGCTTTGTACatttgtacaaaaataaatgaaaaaagtttAGAACACTGTTCTTTGAACCTTGTTATACTGCTGATGCACTATTCTGGTTTACTCGTTTGTCATGGACGATCAATCAGAAAACTTTCAAGCGATCTATGAATTAAAACTCATATTCAGCTACTGTTCTTTATCAAACTGCCCTTAAATAGTTCTAAATTGGTTTGAGTACCCGATTTTTATAATATTCAACTTTGAGAAATGTTCCAAAGTTTGGGGGTCAGGGAAAAAGAAAATGTGAGATGTGATTGTGTAAGTAGCTAGGCTTAACTTCAAAAGTAAATTAGGAGAGGAAATTAACAAAGATCTTATCATGCAATGGCACAAAATGAGCATAGGAAAAAGGCTCGGCTGTTGAATCCTTTACCTTTGGAATGAAGGTTATAATATTATATCTGTGGGTTTTGCAGACTGCCCTGTTTTTGCTTTATGTAATTATAGAACTTACTCAAGATAGAACTCCTCCCCACAGAATTTGATCAGGCCAATTCTAATGGTATAGAACACAGGTGAGCAATATATGATCCTCTAGacgtttgggcctacaactcccatcatcccccaacactggctatgctggctagggctgataagaGTTCTAGGCCAAactatctagagggcaccaagttgcccacccctagcttAGAAAGATGATGTAGACCTTTTCACAAAGTTAAAAAGAATCAATGTGCATCGGGACAGCTATGGATATCATTTGTAGAGTATGTCAGTGGGAAATGCTAGTTTGCTACCACCAATTAAACAGTTAGAACATATAtattaaaaggaatgtatttattttttttacaaaatattcCTTTGAAACAGTTATTGACATATTAACAATATAGCCCCCTGCACACCCATTTAAAAATTTAGCAAACTGTTTTCTTTAATCCTCAATCCTACTCCAGCTGTGAATGCTGATTCAACTATAACATTTTTCCTCCATTGAAGAATGCCCACGAAGAAACAGGTTTAAAGATGAGAGGTGAAGGCAAGACCCACATGGATTACACAAGACAGATGACATAAGCAAGAGTGGGCAAAAAAACTAATCTTCCCCTCATGAAACATGCTTGCAAAATACaagctcccccccgcccccgccctggCATCTTAATGTCATATTCTTTCATACGTTAATATTTTTCATCACATTATAATCAGCCCACGGAGAAGACACTGTCAGTAACGCTCATTTCACTAGTTCCTGGTTTTAGAAGAATAGCTCTTTGTAATCTGTAACAAGGTGAATTCCTAAGTCAGACTCTCAGAAATAATTAAGGCAACAGGAACCAAGAAGCATCAGCAGATAACCATTCCGTAGACCATCAAGCTCTCATTGCAGAGCCCCAGCCACCACTTGCTGAACGAATTTCTTCCACAGGTGGTCCTACAACCCATGAAGCTTCTACCTTCCTTTTCTTCCTGGCTAGGTTATCAGAAGGAAAGTTATCATCTAGCCGGTCAAACTCATGAAGGCGGAAGCGAGTTGCCAGTTGGTTCACCATTTTTTTGAGGTCAAGGAATGCTGTGATAACCTGGAAAACAAGGAAGGCTACAAAGATGACATTCACTGCTCGTTCCAATGGTTGGATCTTCAGACCTTCATTTAAAAGCATGAAGAGAATTAAGGGAAGTTGTAAAAGGAGACTCAGAAGCCAAAATCCAGCTAGTTCAGGAACCTATGAAAGGGGGAAAATTGTATCAATATACTACCACCCTGACAACATGTCATCTCAAACTCAGACCATAATGGTGCAGAAAATATATTGGTCAGACTTCTACACCAGCGTTCTAAGTGCAAACGCTCAGGAATATAAATTCAGAGTCTTAAAGATTACAATGGGTAGTTTTTCAGTTCCACATTACAGGAAATCCAGGCTATCACTTTTCCCCAGCAGAAAAAGTTCTCGATCTATTGTAGCTGTTACGACTTTGAAGACAATCCTGTCAACAAAGTCAAGTATCTTTACCAGACTTTTCAGCCAGACATCATAGCCAGATGTCATTCTCTATATCATTCCAATGACAGGGAGAAGAGTATACGAATAGGACTTGGGGGCAGCAAGGGAAAGAAAGGAATAGATACAAATTGCTCGCTTGTCTCATTTCAACAGGAAGTATTGCATCTCAGCTGCTCTGAACAGTAGCAGAGGGGAAATAGTATTTATTGATCAGATTCTCATCTGTCTCTCTCCAAGTCAATAGAGAAGGGGCTTTCAGTCGCAATAGCTAGTTCTGATTGTGTTCAGGATAGAAAGAGAACCTTGGCCAAAAACTATATTAGTTTAATTAGCATGTTGGTCTGGTGTCTTATCTCTTGTACTGAGACCAGTTACTAAATTCTCTGTGTTTGCTTCTGAAGGTTGCAACCTGGTTGAGGTATATTAAGAATTAATTCATTCGAGAAGATGGTACTGAATTCAATTTTACATTCTCCCATGCTTCGTCCAGTTCAAACCACCTTAACCGGTTGTTTTGAATGGTAATCTTCAAGGATAAGTGCTTACCTTCTCCTGCAAATTTCCCATGTATCCCAGGTACAGGCGGATGATCTCTATCAGAGACGTTAATATAATGATAGTCACAAGGATGAACTTGTAATAGTCTGGTAAGACTGGATACTAGAATTGAGATACGAAGAAAAAGAATATGTAATCTAACTTACACAGTTGCTTTTTTGGAATCCATACCACAATCAGAATCTCATCAAGTTTTTCCAAAACTTACCTGCTTCTAAACCCATTACATTAGCAACAAATGCTACTACTCAAAACATTCTCAGAGGAAAACTTGATACATTACTACTACTGCCAGGTATGTTAATAAGAAATCACCCGTCTCCTTCTTGCAGAAAGGATAAGAAAATAAGAATGGAAATGTCAGGGTAACACCTTCAGGACTCACCTTCAGCTGCAGCATGGCTACACTGCTCACCCACCAAAATGGGAAAAACCAAAGGTTAAAATAGAGGGACATCTGCAAGGGCAAACCGGAGATGATTTCATTATCTGAAGACACAAAAGGAAGAAATCCCCCATCAACCACTTGAACGATATTGGCTTCTTTTTGCtggaggctgcagtcctgtgcagaGTTATGCTGGATTAAGCTGCACTGAACTCCAAAATATCCCTAGGTTGGGACTGAAAGAGGTGCTTCGGTTGAACCGCTGTTCCACGTGTCATGTCTGAACTTCTGAGCCTCATCAGATAGATATGCAGACCTCAGGGATAGAATAGCCTGCAGGGCATTTCGGGCTGTGTGGTGTGCGTGCCTCTTTCAAAAAGTTATTACAGTTCTTCCATTAGTAgtaggggggaaaaggaaaggaacttctcatgaaagcacttgagtcactgctgactcctagagggacgcctgatttcgctgacgttttcttggcagactttgtagcggggtggtttgccattgccttccccagtcgcagttaccatTTCCCCAGcttgctgggtactcattttaccgacctcaggaagAAAGGCTGCAATTAAATGTCATCGTCTCCCCTCCCTGTGTAAGGAACAGCCACGCTCAGGGCTGCTGCAGGAACAGCGGTGCTGGCAGGTTCCTGCGGCTAAGGACAGCCGGCAGGGTCCCATTTTAAGACTTCACAGGTGGGGCTGGCCTGAAAGAAGGGGGCATCCTCCTccatctaaaccagtggttcccaaactttttcaggtaaccgcccccttggttccacaaactcatgcccagtgccccctgcgtgcAACCCCTTGGGAAGCACCCAGCACAGGCTtgcggagggagggaaggaaaagagagcgaacgcctgttttgcagctgggagggcacaccaagcagggtatgtctctacATTAGCGTTTcagtgcttttaaaacatttcaattcaccattaaaacgACTTGTCTTAAACGAtcttaatacatgtgtggattctttccctatatggcttgggacaaaactaccttctcccatagaaatgtccctgggttttaagaccttctggagaggggcttctcagaaaagaccacctcaagcgcccccctgctgtcCCCTTGCCTCTCAGcgtccccctgctgcccccttgcctcttagcgccccctgctgcccccttgcctctcagcgccccctgctgcccccttgcctcttagcgcccctgctgcccccttgtctCTTAGcgtccccctgctgcccccttgcctcttagcgcccctgctgcccccttgtctCTTAGCACCCCTGCTGCCCTCTTGCCTCTCAGcgtccccctgctgcccccttgcctctcagcgccccctgctgcccccttgcctctt
This window encodes:
- the TMEM17 gene encoding transmembrane protein 17, with protein sequence MSLPEPVRRRLSSFSRTVFIDNNRTGPENRGDDNIADNEIISGLPLQMSLYFNLWFFPFWWVSSVAMLQLKYPVLPDYYKFILVTIIILTSLIEIIRLYLGYMGNLQEKVPELAGFWLLSLLLQLPLILFMLLNEGLKIQPLERAVNVIFVAFLVFQVITAFLDLKKMVNQLATRFRLHEFDRLDDNFPSDNLARKKRKVEASWVVGPPVEEIRSASGGWGSAMRA